tgatCTGTTTACATTGTACATATAAAGGTAATCTAATTTCCTTAACATATGTTACCAAAAGGCCTAGGAACCACTATAACCCATACTAACCACAAACACAAGATGCATCACACAAGGTCCAAGCTTACTGGTAACCTTTGTAAAACAAAGGCCTCTTGTGGGTGGTAACAACAAGCTATTCTAACTATCATTTGCAAGCAATTAAAGATTATAcaaatgttattaaaaaaacgCACACATATTACAGCTACATGTGGCAGCTGAAGCATGTAACCCCGTAGGTGATGTGCTTTTGGAGAAAGATAGAGTATtatgctaaattcaaaagttgacaTGCTCAAATAACAACAAATCcatctttgcattttctttctGGCAATGTATCAGGTGCACAGGAAAATACAGATGGAACTAATTAAAATCCTTTGGATCTGAGAACCATCAAAACCTCTGGATGTAAGGTATATCTGCACTTTACCTGATCATAATCCTCATGTTTTTGCATGATAAAGAAAAGTCCCAGAGCAAAGATCCCACCAAAAATATTGTTACCAATACCACCACTGACATAGTGAATATTTCCTCTCTTGGAGCGCCAAAATACTGCAAAAGAACCATTATAGCTGTTTTAATTATCTTGTATTTCTCTTTTGAGCAACCCAAATGTGTGGGCAATCTTGCCAAATGTGGTTCAGAGACactctttaaaataaaacaagctaCATTGTATGATCAATCTATTTGTTCAACCTGAACAAGCAATTCAGTTTCATCACCATTTATTCATATGCAAATATATCAGGATAATGATGGCAGTTCAAGTGGtagtatatatacatataaacaGCAGCTAACCTCCTACAGAACACTCAAGTACTCCTGATAGATTTCAAAAAACAATGAGAAACTAAACACCATTAAAGAATATGGAAATGACATCAATTATTTTCAAGGCTGGCTTCATAGTCTCAATAAAAACTGTATGATTCCTCCAGATGATGACTGACTATTGGCTGGGCTCACAAGAGAACCTCCAATGGAACATCAGAGAGTAGCTTCCTTCCCTAACCCTTTCTCAATTTTTTGCTCTGTGTTTCATGAAGACagtttttaaattctcttttgtCCCCTTTCCTCATTGGGTTATCAATTCATTAGATCTAAAATGTGGTATTCTGTCCACTTTGGTTTGGGAATTTGGGGATCTCTGACATGTGACCTGATTTAAATGTTCCTTATCAATTGCCTATTTCAGCCCttcaagctttgaaaaaatgattcttctcagtatttaaaaatttgcttggaactaaaaaaaaaaaaaaaaaaaaaaaaccttcttaaTCTTTAGGCGTTTTATTATGATTCTGTTTTGAGTTTAGAGGAGAAATTGTCTCAAGACTGACTGGCGTAGTGATATAGGTACTAAACAGATATCTTATATCTAGAAGCTAGTTTTGGTCTTTGCAGATGTGTCAGCTAGCAGAGaaacattaaatgaaatgttacatGTTCTTCACACTAAAAGAAGGAAGAGTGTTTATATTCCCAAAAATCTGCAAATACCAAAACCAAGCTCTCTAATAAGATAtctcttaatttcttttttgttatatatCTGAAGccaacagaaaaataaataagaaacaccttaagaaaaaaatacttactTGAGCTCATTGACCACATTACTGATCCACCCAAAAGAGCCAGTAAAGATCCAGCTAACTCTGCAGCTGAAAATGGGGTACATTTAGACATGTTCTCTTCATTTACTGAGGGTGACACAGTTGTATTGTCACTGATGTTCATTGGTACTGTAGTGCCATTTGGTAGACAAGATTTGGGATTCTTTACAGCTAAACCAATGCCTGAGGCTGAGACCAAAATGATTCCAATAGATCCAATGACAATTGCACCAAGTTTGCTTGCAGAAACTTGATATGTGGACTTAATGCATAGAAGAAGACaaagattgaaatttaaaaaaaataataaaagcaaGACAAACATTGAGATATCTTTCAGCTGGTATCTCatatcatttaaccctttaacctttaaacccctaagagtgactagcttctaatgtcacccctgaatcacacattacggtcataagaataaagcgaatgatcaccaactgaagaagctcttgattgtaaaagaatttctccttgtcaataccttGGGAAATGAATAGAGTcgagtatagagaatatgcatactcaTAGTAGAGCTAAAAGGTTAAATTCtatgagtaaccaagacagagtttcttcttacaatatcaatacaatatcaagcagacaagtgatgagattatGGAAAAGTATCAATAAGGATATCATAAGTTGATCTAAAACCAGATTCTTCCaactaaaatcacaagaattATATAGCAGATAGTATAGATAATTATggatgagatcttgggaatgcTAGTGGGGTTAAAATGGTGGATTGTTTCTATCTAATAACTGAAGTGGATTCCATTGATAACACTGACAATGTCAAGGTGTGGCAAGAACTGAACAAAGCAGCACATGAACCACAGGCACAGTGCACCACTGAGTGAAGTTCTTTCCACAATCTGGCACCCTCTGAAATGATCAGTCACACCAGAAAAAAATGGAATCCCTGtataatttgtttaattaagGAGCCTTTAGAGGctatatgtaaaaaaaaaattcacattacTTAACCCTGGGCTTGTACAACAAGAGATGGAAATTCTACAGTAAAAGCATGATTGATGCCACtatgaaatttcactttccatgTTCTAGTTGAAGATACATATTTACAACACTGCATTAATCAATCCATTCCTTATTGCTTCTAAGGACAGAAGCAAGAAGTTTAAAAATCCAGATGAGGAGGAAAAATGTAGGTGGCAGTGATGGAGGAAAGAAAGAGTCTTAAACTGTTCATTGATGTCCCTCAGATTTGTCGATgttgttactgttttttttttttcactgaaattgGAGAACTGCCAGCTCAACTAGATCTgatgaaaaaaactattataagACTGGTCTTTGATCTtaaccaaattaaaataatacagAAAGGAAACTGCACTGCTGTAAAATGGCCCATGCTCGCTGACCCATTTAATTCCTTTACAGTTGCCCTGGTATATAATCCTCTATAGTTGCACTGTTTACAGTGCTACACAAACAAGACATGACATTTGCAGTTGTCTTTTAGCAGCCAAGTTCCCATCAAGTTTTGTTGTGAAATCCCCCTTCACTCTCTCGAGCACTACAAACTCAGTTCTCTCGTCCATACTGAACCAGATAAATGAACACTGCACACAAAATACACGAACCAATTCTCAACTGAAAAGCACATCTCGGGCATCTATCTCTAAAACTCTATAAAAAACGTTGatctatttatatttatatatctatatatgtacatgtatagcTCTATACGCTCTCTCGGGCTCCTCAAACTTCTTGCGTGCAAACAGAACTCGATAAATAAACACTGCGTGACTACTAGACGAACTATTCTAAACTGAAAAGTAGATTTTCGATacgaatttttcaattttctacaaaaaaacgTCGATCTACTTCAGATCGTTGATTGTTGGGGTAAATTTACATGTGTAACTCCCTACGCTCTCTCGACTCCTCAAAATTCTCGCGTGCATCTTAACTCGAAACAATCACAGCATGTCGACTACTAGACGAACCATTCTCAACTGATAAGTTCATTTTAGGCACGTATGTTTCAAACCCTACAAAACAACTTGAATCTTTTTCAGGTCATCGTTTGTAGAAAATCGATTTAGTCTGTGACACTTTGGAACAAGCAAACAAGAAACGTATAATTCTAAACACTCACCCTGCCACAAGGCAGTCTCTCtaaaagaattgaaaaccaCGGAGCTGCTGTCATAAACACTCCGGCTGTAATAGGATTTAACACTTTCAAGCCGTACATAAACAGGATGTAGGGAGCAGCTAACTGAACAAATCCCATCACAGCAAATTTCCAGAGATTCCTTACTGATTTGAAgttattttggaaattttctttaTGTTCACTGTTTGTTGATGAAAGGAAGGTCATGTAAACAATGTAAAGCGCTACAGTCCCTGGCGTTCGAAGAAGAAAGACGAGACTCGGTGAGTTGTAAGAATGTACCGCGCAATACATAACCACCGGGAAAGTTCCTCTGATTATTCCAAGGAAAAGGAACGCTGAAAGACTTCCTGTAGTAAAATGTCCTCTCGGGGCCATGATTACTGCTGAAAAGTGCGTCCGCGTTGTGACGACAAGTTATCAATCTGCAAACTTCGATTATTGAGGTTCACTTCCGTTTACTTCCCAGATGCCTTTGCAAGCGGTATCAGTGTAGCTCGAAAAGGCCTCTGGACAACCTGGGTCCCAGATTTCTAAAATTGGTCCTCGATAACTTTTTGCACTTTTCGTCTGCTCAGATGTTAAACTGATTGCAAGAGATTATCATTCTCCTGCTGATTGGTATTCTTTGCAATTTTAGAACTGCCATGTCCGTAGAAAGGCCCTCTTTCATAATAAGGAAGCGTACTTATATGAAATAGTATCTCGCCAACCAAGAGAGGTTAATTTTTTCTAGCCACAAAAAAGGCTGAGTGCGATTTTAAACAACGATTTTAGGTACGGGTGACCCGGTGATTTAACAGAAAAATGGGTTTAACCCGTGGATTTTTAACGATATAATCTATGGTGTCCTGAAAACATCTCCGGTTTTGAAATTATTGCCTCTCTGTTTCGCTCAAGACAACCTCAGCTTTTTAAGATTTGTCCTTCAAAATTTAAGTCTGCCACTCACTCTACAACCATGGCCATGAGTCAGAGATCATTATGCATCATTTGAAATATGCCACTTTCTTCATAACCCAGTATGTTGTTGCACCTTGAAACTTCGCGGTAAAATCAGAAATTGGGGGCTTCTTCAAATCACCAAATGATAATCATATTACAagagaaaataacaacaaaccaaCGAATGAAAAGAAACTAATAATTGAAATAGGAGAAAGAGGGGAACTCCTTCACGAGGCATGGGCTACAAGGTGATACGTCCTTCATCCAGAAGTCCTTGCGTGACGTAAAGAAATTGATTGGCGCCTGGGTAGGAGCGGAAGTGAACTCTTTCTCGAGAGACCTTAACTTCACTCTAACATAGTAAAAGAATTCAGTTATGCCTCAGCGAGTGCCTTTCACTAAAAGAACGATTTCAGCGTTTATTTTCCTCGGAATTATCTGGGGAACTTTTCCTTTGGTGATACACTGTGCAATTCGTTTCATCTGTGGCAGAGATTCACCAGCACTTATTTTTGTCTTTCGTACTCCAGGAGCCGTTGTTCTCTATGTTGGCTCGTTTGTATTCCTCTCGCTTGGAAGCACCAATAACAGGGAGTTACTCCTTAACAACTTCAAAGTCGCGAGGAATTACTGGATGTTTGCTGTAATGGGTTTGATTCAGTTAGCTCTACCTTACATTCTATTTACGTACGGATTGAAAGTCTTGAGCCTAACAACTGGTGGTGTCTTCATTACATCAGTTCCGCTGTTCTCCATAGTGTTAGAGAGGTTGCCTTTTGTACAGGTGAGGTAATTTTATTCGAAAATTCATTCCCTACCCTAAATGTTctgatataaaatcattttgatgtttCCAATGATTTTGCACGGAAGGCTACAAGAAAGAAATTCATGCAATCACATGACAGACAGCATATTACATTTGTTGCTAAAAAAGGCCTACGAAAAACATCATTCATCCCgaccccaaaaaaaaattaaaaaataaataaaaaaaaagaaatattgaaaaaaaagaaaatatttaaatcagTGATTCACTTAATCTTTAGCCTTTCAAATTTCTGACAGAAGTTCAGTGTGTTTTGGGATTGTTTTGCGAAATGGCAAAAGCGGAAGTCAGGGAGACTTCTTCGAGTTTCCGAGAAAACCGGAAACAGAAATGCGGAGTCGGTGCCCTGGTAACTAGAGGTGCATTCATGCCCAATCTCTTTTTGAATGAACACATAATCCAAAATAAAGATGGCGTCCAAGAAAACCGCTCAGGGATACCTCCAGACGTTTTTGTTCCTCGATTTTTGCGTTCGTGGGAGGAGGAAGGGAGGAGGAGGTAGCCAGCGATGAACTAGAATCCCATCAAGCATGTTGCAGAAGCCGGGATAAGCTTTTGTTTCTTGTCGGTTATCTGACTCGAGTGTAAACCTCAGTTCTACTCTGCACTTTTGTAAGAAAGTGAATAACCACATTTCTTGGCTTACTTGTATGGGTTTTATTCTTcctaatttgttattttcttcatGTGAAGATTCTCGATATTTGCCATACAAAAACTTACCATGGGAATGAGCAttttaatgatgataataataatagtactgataataataataataataataataataatagtgacactgataataatcataatttaaatt
This region of Pocillopora verrucosa isolate sample1 chromosome 3, ASM3666991v2, whole genome shotgun sequence genomic DNA includes:
- the LOC131786765 gene encoding uncharacterized protein, coding for MAPRGHFTTGSLSAFLFLGIIRGTFPVVMYCAVHSYNSPSLVFLLRTPGTVALYIVYMTFLSSTNSEHKENFQNNFKSVRNLWKFAVMGFVQLAAPYILFMYGLKVLNPITAGVFMTAAPWFSILLERLPCGRSTYQVSASKLGAIVIGSIGIILVSASGIGLAVKNPKSCLPNGTTVPMNISDNTTVSPSVNEENMSKCTPFSAAELAGSLLALLGGSVMWSMSSIFWRSKRGNIHYVSGGIGNNIFGGIFALGLFFIMQKHEDYDQINWGDGKAVFSIIFLTLISGWLAALLVDYMMNEVGAVVTNRVLCMVPIVVWFEDWIFVREFKMLDVGYIISEVVGIVLVLVGLTISSLEPENLPSVLGRPLLSDKEQSWDSTQFYENVRIVDDGTTSDEEVRTPNYLQQSKSFPPLVKITDQDH